Genomic segment of Arachis stenosperma cultivar V10309 chromosome 4, arast.V10309.gnm1.PFL2, whole genome shotgun sequence:
ATTTATGGTCTTCCGACGAATGGTTTGCCAGTTACGGGACCGACACTGAGTAGTTATGAGGCGTTAGAGGCTGAATGCTTGGATCAGTTTGGTGTTGCACCTAGGCAGGCAGACTGTAGGGGAAGTTTCATCAAGTTGACGTGGTTTCGAGCATTGAAGGATCGGTTAGTGTTGGTTGATGATATCCAGATTCAGAGGTACGTGAAGTGCCACATAATGTTATTGTTTGGAACCGTTATGTTTGGAGATAAGTCTGGAGCAGGGGTGCACTGGAAGTTTCTCCCATTACTCCGTAACTTTGCCGGGATAATACAGTACAGTTGGGGTTCGGCATGCTTGGCACACCTGTACAGAGCTTTGTGTAGGGCAACTCGTGTCGACTGTAAGGAGGTTGATGGTCCGTTGACACTCTTGCTTGCCTGGGCTTGGATCCGCCTACCGTTCCTTGCGCCGATTCCTAGCAATCCTCGAGTCTTTCCGATTGCAAAAAGGTAAACTTAATTAGTAAATACTTTATAATAATGTATCTTAAATTTAGTTGATAAATGTATATTAACGAATTGCATGATGTTAGGTGGCATAACTGGGAACGTGTGAATTGGCCTTACAGATTGAGGAAACTTGAGTTTTTTAGGGGCTACCTGGATGCTCTGCAAGAAGGACAGGTCTGTTGTAATAGATACGTAGTTGTTTGCAATTAGTCGTGTTATTATTAATTGTGTAATCCTCGGTTACTTTCATAATGTGTGCAGTTTGATTATATGAGTTGATTAGTTGACTTGGTTATTCATTTAGCCGTATTATTATTCTGTGTGTAATGGTATGATTACTTGCATAATGTGTGCAGTTTGTTTGGGAGCCTTATGCAATTGGAATGACCGATCCGGAAGTGATTCCTCCTGACATCCGTCAGCATTCTGCTATTTGGAGTGCGACAGTTCCACTTATATCTTTTGAATGTGTTGAGTGGCATGCATCTGATAGAATGCGGAGGCAGTTTGGCTTGACTCAGGGTATTCCTGATCAGGAGCGAGACCTAGGTGAAGCACACGGCGAAGTTTTGACAGGTCCGAAGAATCAGGATTGGTCTGGAACCCACTCATCCTGGGTTATGCAGTGGACGAACCGGTATAGTCTAGTTCTTGTCGATGACACGGTGCCCTCAGAGCATCAGGCAAATATCTACTTGCATTGGTACCGAGGTGCATTTGGTGACCACTTGCAGCTGTCACAGATGGAACCGCAAGATAATCAGGCTGGTGATCCTATTCATAACCAGGAGAACCAAGACACACAATCACCGCAACCACCATCGCCACGGCCAACAGCACCGCCCCCCTCACAAAGACAGGCACAACAAGAGCCTGAGCAGTACACTCCATACATTCCTGACACGCATTCTGCGGATTACCTGACTCCACCAGTATATCAGCAGTACTGGAGTGTTCCGCACCAAGAATCTATTGAACAAGGTTCTTTTAGCCAGCTACTTGGGTTCATGGCTCCTGGTCCAGCTTACTCATATCCCGCTTATAGAGACATTCCCACCGGTCAGATGGCCCAACCGAGTGGGATAGCTCCAGGTAGATTGTCATTGGATACTAGACCACGACAGCACACTTCCTCTGGTACATCCGGAGGGAGATTTTCTGTTGACTCTGGTATGAGTGATGATGCCACGAGGGGTATCATACAGAGCGGCGTTGACCGTCCTGTTCCAATGAGTCTCATTCTAGAGAGCTACCAGCCAGTTGATGAGGATAATGATGACTTTCTGGTTGACCATCCGGATGGGGATGAGGTTGAAGACGAGGATGATGACGCGGATGCCGATGAGGACGACGACGAGGATGAGGCGGATGctgaggatgatgatgatggggGTGATGGTCCGGTTCATGATTCAGCGCCTACTGCAGGTAAAACAGGTTGTAGTAAATTGATTATTTTACTTGATTGTTGATTTTGGAAGTATTTGTTTGTTGAAGTACTTGGTTATTGATTATTCAATTTGATTAGTTGATATGATTAGTCGGTGATCGATTATGTGAATTGAGTATTCATTAATCGAGTTCATTGTTGATTTACTTGTTTGGTGAATTTGTTGGTCATCGATTATTTGACTTCATTAGATTATTTGACTATTTGGTTACCAAATGTTTTTATAGGTACAACTACTAGCGAAAAGGGAAAAGGATACAACCTTAGAGCTGACCCCCCTCGGCGGAGCGCTAGTCGGTATACCCCATCCGCTTTTAAGAAGGTTGCAAAGAAATGCAAGAAATTAGTCAAAGATGTAAAATGGGGGATGAGAAAATGATGTTGAGTTTATATAGCATGTGTTGAACTTATTTACATAGCATGTGTTGGACTTATTTACATAGCATGTGTTGGACTTATTAATGTACCAAGGTTTATGCTTAATTATGTACCAAGTGTTGGACTTATTTATATAGCATGTGTTGGACTTTTTAATGTaccatgttttatgtttaattatGTACCTTGTGTTGGAATTATTTATGTACCATGTTTTATACTTATTCATACAAATGGTTAAATTTTGTTGAATGTTTGAGTTTGGAAATAGTTGAGAACAGGTTTGAGAAATACTTGGATGGGACCCGAAtagggtggcaaagtccgacttttagaggagatgctgccgaatttttataaaatttaaagtcTCTATTGAAGTAAATATCTAGAAAGATTTGGTTTTAAACATGATACAATTAAAATACAACATGTAAATTACTCAAAGTCATACAATATATAAATTAGTCAAAGTCATACAATATATAAATTAGTCAAAGTcatacaatatataaaatactCAAAGTCATACACTAAATCGAGTAACCGCTAAGGCAGGAGCTCTATTGCGTTGTAGCACCCGGGTTACTTGGCCCAGCACGGTGACGACATCTACTACGACTGTGGCCCTCGGCCCCGCATTACTTACATCGCCTAGGACCACGCAACATCCGAgtgtccatctcattcaagaaCCGGGTCATCCTTGGCCGACCTTTGGATACCTGTCTTAGGAATGGATTACCTACGAATCGAGGTCCATGATAAACTGGCCATGTTGACGGATTCCCGAGTGGCCTAAACCTAACCCTGTACACTCGGCGAATCTGGTCCATCTTGTACACATCATGTACATACAGTGACCAATCAAGACGTTGGTTTGCACAACAAGCAAACACATGTCGACACGGAAGCCGGTCAACTTGGAACTCACCACAGTCACACCTTAGTTGACGGAGGTCCACTGTATACTCCACACCACTAGGACACTCACGCACTTCGAATACCTCATTCTGTCGGTCAAAGCAACTAACTTGGATGTTACCTGCTGCCAGCTGATTTGCATGTAGTTTGGAGGTTACATGCTCAGAGAACACATGTCCTTCATTAATTCGAGCCTCAGCCTCGGCTCTTTTTCGTGTGAACAATTCATTAAGCCTGTAAAATGTTGCCTTAACTAGTGCAGTGACTGGAAGATTGCGAGCCCCTTTCAATACCGAGTTGATGCATTCAACTAGATTGGTTGTCATATGACCCCATCGATATCCCCCATCAAATGCCAAGGCATACTGCTCACGCGGAATTCGATCCAGCCAGTTGGTATAAGCCTCACCTCGCTCACGTAACCGCTGGTAACGCGTCTCGTATTCGCGAACTGTCCGCGAGTATCCTGTCACATAAAAATGGGCCCACCATAAGAAACGTTCATCACAATAACTGAGTCCAGGAGTAAATGTAATAGTAAATTTCATACCAATGTTGACGATTAGCTTCTGCAGATACGGAGCCTTGAATTTCCTCAGAAAGTTGGACTCTATGTGTCTGATGCAAAACATGTGGAATGCTCTGGGAGGAGACCACGCTCCGTGACTACGAGCAATAGCAGACCTAATGGAGTCGTGTCGATCGGAGATAAGACCCACACCGTCACGTGTCACAACATGCTGTCGCAAGTTACTGAGAAAAAAGTGCCAAGCCTCAGATGTCTCACCCTCCACTATGGCAAATGCAATCGGCACGATGTTATTGTTGCCATCCTGTGAGACTGCAACCAACAAACAACCCTTGTACTTTCCATACAAATGAGTTCCGTCTACCTGCACTATTGGCTTGCAATGTCTGAAGGCTCTAATACAAGGGTAATAACTCCAAAAGACTCGGTTTAGCACACGAATATTAGGAACCAAGTCATCTCCCTGGTACGCAGGCATTGTTTCAAAATGAACAACTGCGTGTGGCTCCTTGTGACACATTGCCTCAAACCATATCGGCAAGGCTTCGTACGAAGCTTCCCACCCTCCGAAAATTGATTCCACTGCCTTCTGTTTAGCCAACCATGCTTTGCGATAACTAATGGTGTAGTTAAACTTTGACTGTACATCCGCAATCACTGATTTCACCCTAATAGACGGGTCAACTTCTACCAACGGCTTTATTGCTTCTGCAACTGTGTTGGAATCTAGCTTCGAATGATCTTGAGAAATGGTGGCCCTAGTACAGGTGTGACTACCGTTGTACCTCCTTATCTCCCAGCAGAACTTCCTGGACATTTTGCTCACCCTTATTAGCCAATCACATCCTGCACCGTACTGGGTGCATTTAGCATAGAATGTCGTCGGTTCTGACTCATGCACCCGATAATCCACACCTCTGCGGATTGTATAATCTTTCATCGCCTTAATTACTGCCTCCCTAGAACTGAATTCCATCCCCACAGTAAATTCACCATCCGGCATAAG
This window contains:
- the LOC130974500 gene encoding serine/threonine-protein phosphatase 7 long form homolog, whose amino-acid sequence is MPPDRYNSIAEGFLRDTGFYYVSQIVVVQCQAALVNALIERWRPETHRFHFPVGECAVTLEDVALIYGLPTNGLPVTGPTLSSYEALEAECLDQFGVAPRQADCRGSFIKLTWFRALKDRLVLVDDIQIQRYVKCHIMLLFGTVMFGDKSGAGVHWKFLPLLRNFAGIIQYSWGSACLAHLYRALCRATRVDCKEVDGPLTLLLAWAWIRLPFLAPIPSNPRVFPIAKRWHNWERVNWPYRLRKLEFFRGYLDALQEGQFVWEPYAIGMTDPEVIPPDIRQHSAIWSATVPLISFECVEWHASDRMRRQFGLTQGIPDQERDLGEAHGEVLTGPKNQDWSGTHSSWVMQWTNRYSLVLVDDTVPSEHQANIYLHWYRGAFGDHLQLSQMEPQDNQAGDPIHNQENQDTQSPQPPSPRPTAPPPSQRQAQQEPEQYTPYIPDTHSADYLTPPVYQQYWSVPHQESIEQGSFSQLLGFMAPGPAYSYPAYRDIPTGQMAQPSGIAPGVSYRAALTVLFQ
- the LOC130974501 gene encoding uncharacterized protein LOC130974501; translation: MYIEFEQSAADREIELEEYNSDSEEDFESNYEVVDPGGNEDEADEAMVADVADVANALANQQPFVEPSFMRSLDLDAMHAPEYPQYLNAAELPLMPDGEFTVGMEFSSREAVIKAMKDYTIRRGVDYRVHESEPTTFYAKCTQYGAGCDWLIRVSKMSRKFCWEIRRYNGSHTCTRATISQDHSKLDSNTVAEAIKPLVEVDPSIRVKSVIADVQSKFNYTISYRKAWLAKQKAVESIFGGWEASYEALPIWFEAMCHKEPHAVVHFETMPAYQGDDLVPNIRVLNRVFWSYYPCIRAFRHCKPIVQVDGTHLYGKYKGCLLVAVSQDGNNNIVPIAFAIVEGETSEAWHFFLSNLRQHVVTRDGVGLISDRHDSIRSAIARSHGAWSPPRAFHMFCIRHIESNFLRKFKAPYLQKLIVNIGMKFTITFTPGLSYCDERFLWWAHFYVTGYSRTVREYETRYQRLRERGEAYTNWLDRIPREQYALAFDGGYRWGHMTTNLVECINSVLKGARNLPVTALVKATFYRLNELFTRKRAEAEARINEGHVFSEHVTSKLHANQLAAGNIQVSCFDRQNEVFEVRECPSGVEYTVDLRQLRCDCGEFQVDRLPCRHVFACCANQRLDWSLYVHDVYKMDQIRRVYRVRFRPLGNPSTWPVYHGPRFVGNPFLRQVSKGRPRMTRFLNEMDTRMLRGPRRCK